In Neovison vison isolate M4711 chromosome 11, ASM_NN_V1, whole genome shotgun sequence, one genomic interval encodes:
- the CTSB gene encoding cathepsin B, which yields MWQLLATLSCLVVLTGAQRRPPFQPLSDELVHYVNKQNTTWKAGHNFHSVDQSYLKKLCGTFLGGPKLPQRLWFAENMILPESFDSREQWPNCPTIKEIRDQGSCGSCWAFGAVEAISDRICIRTNGHVSVEVSAEDMLTCCGDQCGDGCNGGFPAEAWNFWTKKGLVSGGLYDSHVGCRPYSIPPCEHHVNGSRPPCTGEGDTPKCSKICEPGYTPSYKEDKHYGCSSYSVSSSEKEIMAEIYKNGPVEAAFSVYSDFLMYKSGVYQHVTGEMMGGHAVRILGWGVENGTPYWLVGNSWNTDWGDNGFFKILRGQDHCGIESEIVAGIPCTDQYWKKI from the exons ATGTGGCAGCTCTTGGCCACCCTTAGCTGCCTGGTGGTGCTGACCGGGGCCCAGAGAAGGCCGCCTTTCCAGCCGCTGTCGGATGAGCTGGTCCACTATGTTAACAAACAGAACACTACGTGGAAG GCTGGACACAACTTCCACAGTGTGGACCAGAGCTACCTGAAGAAGCTATGTGGCACCTTCCTGGGTGGGCCGAAGCTGCCCCAGAG ACTTTGGTTTGCCGAGAACATGATTCTGCCTGAAAGCTTCGATTCCCGGGAGCAGTGGCCTAACTGCCCGACCATCAAAGAGATCCGGGACCAGGGCTCCTGCGGGTCCTGCTGG GCGTTTGGGGCGGTGGAAGCCATTTCAGACCGAATCTGCATCCGCACCAATGGGCACGTCAGCGTGGAGGTGTCTGCCGAGGACATGCTCACCTGCTGTGGCGACCAGTGTGGGGACGG CTGTAATGGGGGCTTTCCTGCTGAAGCTTGGAACTTCTGGACAAAAAAAGGCTTGGTTTCCGGTGGCCTCTATGACTCGCATGTTG GCTGCAGACCCTACTCCATCCCTCCCTGTGAGCACCACGTGAATGGCTCCCGGCCCCCATGCACAGGGGAGGGGGATACCCCCAAGTGCAGCAAGATCTGCGAGCCCGGCTACACCCCGTCCTACAAAGAAGACAAGCACTACG GATGCAGTTCCTACAGCGTGTCCAGTAGCGAGAAGGAGATCATGGCGGAGATCTACAAGAACGGCCCGGTAGAGGCGGCCTTCTCCGTGTATTCTGACTTCCTGATGTACAAGTCTG GCGTGTACCAGCACGTCACTGGAGAAATGATGGGAGGCCATGCTGTCCGCATCCTGGGCTGGGGAGTGGAGAATGGCACACCCTACTGGCTGGTGGGCAACTCCTGGAACACGGACTGGGGCGACAATG GCTTCTTTAAAATCCTCAGAGGACAGGATCACTGTGGAATTGAATCAGAAATTGTGGCTGGTATTCCATGCACTGACCAGTACTGGAAAAAGATCTAA